In Candidatus Manganitrophus morganii, the genomic window CACCAAAATCAGAATAATCGGCGCAAGCCAAAACTTTTTGCGTTCCTTCATGAACCCCCAGAGGTCTTTCAAAAATTCGATCATTAGAATGGTCTCTCCATCTGTTTTCGATCGAGCGCTTTGCTTTGGATCCGGTAACTGATTCCCTCCTTCTTCCAGGCGCGCCGCAGCGGGTCCCATCCCCACAGCCGCATGACGCGTCCGAGCGGAAAGAAGAGGAGATAAAAAACCAGCGCGAGAATGATCCGGGTGTTGATCCATCCGAGAATCCCCCCCGCGATCATCCAACCCCGGAAAACAGGCGCCAAGGTCGCCGGCAGGGCCAAGGCCCAAAGGACAAAGACGCTTC contains:
- a CDS encoding DUF5989 family protein — its product is MIEFLKDLWGFMKERKKFWLAPIILILVLLGTLIVFTQSSAVAPFIYTLF
- a CDS encoding SxtJ family membrane protein, which translates into the protein MTGKRRSSWIDQIVKLPHPPTIKELRSFGLLMGCFIAGLFGLLFPWLWNLKFVLWPWVVGSVFVLWALALPATLAPVFRGWMIAGGILGWINTRIILALVFYLLFFPLGRVMRLWGWDPLRRAWKKEGISYRIQSKALDRKQMERPF